GAGAGATTCAAGGTGGAGGCAGGTCCCAACACGAACGAATGCGCCACGATCACCTCATCACGAGCAAACAACTCACGCGGGAGGATATCGAGACCATCCTCGACCGCGCGGCCGAGATCGACGCCGACCCGTCGGCCGTCGCCGACCGGCACACGAACACGTTGCTCGGCCTCCTCTTTTTCGAACCGAGCACGCGAACGAAGATGAGCTTCGAGACCGCGATGAAACGGCTCGGCGGCGACGTCGTCGACATGGGGTCGGTCGAGTCCTCGAGCGTCAAGAAGGGAGAGACGCTCGCCGACACCGTCCGGGTCATCGAGGGGTACACCGACGCGCTCGTCTTGCGCCATCCCAAGCAGGGATCGGCGACGATGGCCAGCGAGTTCGTCGACGTCCCGCTGGTCAACGCGGGCGACGGAGCGGGCCACCACCCCAGCCAGACGCTGCTCGACCTCTATACGATCCGGGAGAACGCCGGGTTGGACGACCTCACGATCGGGATCATGGGCGATCTGAAGTACGGCCGAACCGTCCACTCGCTGGCCCACGCGCTGACGAACTTCGACGCCCAGCAGCACTTCATCAGCCCGGAGAGCCTCCGACTTCCCCGCGAGGTCGTCTACGACCTCCACCAGGAAGACGGCGGCGCCGGCATCCGCGAACACGAGACGCTCGAGGAGATCCTGCCGTCGCTTGACGTCCTCTACGTCACCCGGATCCAGCGCGAGCGGTTCCCAGACGAGCAGGAGTACCAGAAGGTCGCCGGCGAGTACCAGATCGGAACCGAGACGCTCGAGGCGGCCGGCGACGAGCTGACGATCATGCACCCGCTGCCCCGCGTCGACGAGATCGCGCCGGAGATCGACGAGACCGACCACGCGGCCTACTTCGAGCAGGCCCACAACGGCGTGCCGGTCCGGATGGCGCTGCTGGATCTGCTCTTGAGCGACGACGGGGCGGCCGACCGACGAGGAGGTGAGGCCGATGAGTGACGATCACGACCACCACGACGGCGACGAGCACGAACTGCGGGTCAGCAAGATCCGGAACGGAACCGTGATCGACCACGTCCGCGGGGGGCAGGCGCTGAACGTGCTGGCGATCCTCGGCATCGACGGCAGCGAGGGCGAGGAGGTTTCCGTCGGCATGAACGTCCCGTCGGACCGACTCGCGCGCAAGGACATCGTGAAGGTCGAAGGTCGCGAGTTGAGTCAGGACGAGGTCGACGTCCTCTCGCTGATCGCGCCCGACGCGACGATCAACATCGTCCGCGAGTACGAGGTGATCGAGAAACACCGCGTCGAGCCGCCGGAGATCGTCGCGGGCGTGCTGTCCTGTCCGAACGCCGGCTGTATCACGACGAGCGGCGAGCCGGTCGACTCCCGGTTCGAGGTGCTCGAGGACGGCGTTCGGTGTGACTACTGCGGGACGATCGTCCGGGACGAGATCGCCGCGCTGATCGACACTTGAGCCCGCTTCCGGCGACTCCGCGAACGGTGACGATTCGCTAGAACCGGCAATCGTTTCTTCGTTTATAGAGAGTCATCCAGAATATCTAAGTGGTAGCCGGGCGACCGGTATACTGTACATGTCCCGTACAGTGAAGCTCCTGGTTGCCCTGTTCGCTATCGTCGTCCTCTGGAAAGTCGTCAGCAGCGGCTCTTCTGACGTCGATATCGAGGAAATCGAGTACGAACCGGCCGAATAACACCCGTTTACCGCTCGAGGGCGAGTCGGCGACCGTCGCTCGGCGACCGCCGATGGTTCCTCCCCGAGCCGATGATTCGTCGGCTCGGTTCCCGTTCGAATCCGAACGGCTTACGGGAACGGCGCCGTACGCTGAGCTATGTACGGCGTCGTCACGCGTAACGCTGAAGAGGTCCGCTGGCCGGAGTTCGACCGCGGTTTCTACGAGGTCAAAGACGTGACCGGCCGGTCCGCCGAGCCCATCGAGGACGGCGTCAACATGGTCTCCTGTTTCGGCGACAACGCCGCCGCGGACGCCGACCCGTCGCTGGTCCCCGTCGACGACATGGGTCGACCGGCCGACCGCGAGCGGGAGTACTTCGACTGGGCCTACATCTGCCCCTGCCGGGAGGACTACCGCGAGGGGCTGTTCGAGATCATCGACGATTGCGTCGAGGCGAATCCGGACGTCCGACTCGACGACATCGGCTTCCCGCGGGCCGAGTACTGTCGCTGCGGCGTCTGCGAGCAGCGCTTCGCGGACAGCGAGTACGACGACCGGGGCCAGTGGCGCGCGAGC
This portion of the Haloterrigena gelatinilytica genome encodes:
- the pyrB gene encoding aspartate carbamoyltransferase — translated: MRHDHLITSKQLTREDIETILDRAAEIDADPSAVADRHTNTLLGLLFFEPSTRTKMSFETAMKRLGGDVVDMGSVESSSVKKGETLADTVRVIEGYTDALVLRHPKQGSATMASEFVDVPLVNAGDGAGHHPSQTLLDLYTIRENAGLDDLTIGIMGDLKYGRTVHSLAHALTNFDAQQHFISPESLRLPREVVYDLHQEDGGAGIREHETLEEILPSLDVLYVTRIQRERFPDEQEYQKVAGEYQIGTETLEAAGDELTIMHPLPRVDEIAPEIDETDHAAYFEQAHNGVPVRMALLDLLLSDDGAADRRGGEADE
- the pyrI gene encoding aspartate carbamoyltransferase regulatory subunit, translating into MSDDHDHHDGDEHELRVSKIRNGTVIDHVRGGQALNVLAILGIDGSEGEEVSVGMNVPSDRLARKDIVKVEGRELSQDEVDVLSLIAPDATINIVREYEVIEKHRVEPPEIVAGVLSCPNAGCITTSGEPVDSRFEVLEDGVRCDYCGTIVRDEIAALIDT